Proteins encoded together in one Drosophila albomicans strain 15112-1751.03 chromosome 2R, ASM965048v2, whole genome shotgun sequence window:
- the LOC117575871 gene encoding adenosine deaminase 2, which translates to MKHLLLLLLGTLLSSIAAQSEYALSYEKARQAVLNAEEQLMTGGRISLSSDEAKVDDLFMQYKLGELAQGFRNAEQNAAAMHFFKAKPLIDRSAIFRFLQQMPKGAVLHLHNTASVSSKWVVQNMSYMPGMLRCTNAQGRSRLSFRKAPKEHGCSSQYVLVADERRNSIDPALYDENLERLFNLYTPVPELEYPTITAVWDKFQGMFDTLSEAIYYLPAFRAYHWQLLEELFNDNVMYAELRVGLHELYDASGRTFPKEQSVRELLQLNEKFVRLHPNFLGIKLIYAVWRGADEQKMRQNVAQFKLLQNMFPNFVVGFDLVGQEDKGKPLYEQISVLKELPPNTRLFLHAGETNWYSASTDINLLDALLLNATRIGHGFALVKHPILMNAVKTRQIAVELNPISNQVLHLVWDMRNHPGAQYMALDIPVVICNDDPGFWNAKGLSYDFYYAIMSLAPNNAGIRVLKSLAYNSLRYSALTEAEKQKAYALLEYSWGRFIDKVLQGKVF; encoded by the exons ATGAaacacttgttgttgctgttgcttggaACGTTGCTTAGCTCTATTGCTGCTCAATCGGAATACGCTCTAA GCTATGAGAAAGCACGCCAGGCTGTGTTGAATGCCGAGGAGCAGCTGATGACTGGCGGCCGCATTAGTCTCAGCAGCGATGAGGCCAAGGTCGATGATCTCTTCATGCAGTACAAGCTGGGCGAATTAGCGCAAGGATTTCGCAATGCCGAACAGAATGCGGCTGCAATGCACTTCTTCAAGGCAAAGCCACTGATCGATCGCAGCGCCATCTTTCGATTCCTCCAGCAAATGCCCAAAGGAGCTGTGCTTCATTTGCACAACACGGCGTCAGTGAGTTCCAAGTGGGTAGTCCAAAACATGTCCTATATGCCGGGCATGTTGCGGTGCACAAATGCGCAGGGTCGAAGTCGTTTAAGCTTTAGAAAAGCACCCAAGGAACACGGCTGTTCATCGCAATATGTGCTGGTGGCCGATGAGCGTAGGAACTCCATTGATCCTGCGCTGTACGACGAGAACTTGGAGCGACTGTTTAACTTGTATACGCCGGTGCCCGAGT TGGAGTATCCTACGATTACGGCCGTGTGGGACAAGTTCCAGGGCATGTTCGACACCTTAAGTGAAGCCATCTACTATCTGCCTGCATTTCGTGCTTATCACTGGCAGCTGCTCGAGGAGCTCTTCAATGACAATGTGATGTACGCTGAGTTACGAGTTGGACTGCATGAA CTTTATGATGCCAGTGGACGCACTTTTCCCAAGGAGCAGTCGGTGCGTGAATTGCTGCAGCTTAACGAGAAGTTTGTGCGTCTGCATCCCAATTTCCTTGGCATTAAGCTAATCTATGCCGTGTGGCGCGGCGCTGACGAGCAGAAGATGCGTCAGAATGTTGCACAGTTCAAGTTGTTGCA AAACATGTTTCCCAATTTTGTGGTGGGCTTTGATTTGGTGGGTCAGGAGGATAAGGGCAAGCCGCTCTATGAGCAAATCTCGGTTCTAAAGGAGCTGCCGCCCAACACGCGTCTATTTCTGCATGCTGGCGAAACAA ATTGGTATAGCGCTTCAACGGATATTAATCTGCTCGATGCGCTGCTGTTGAATGCCACACGCATTGGCCACGGTTTTGCCCTGGTCAAGCATCCCATTCTTATGAATGCCGTGAAGACACGTCAAATTGCCGTTGAGCTGAATCCGATTTCGAATCAGGTGCTGCACTTGGTCTGGGACATGCGTAATCATCCGGGTGCTCAGTACATGGCCTTGGATATTCCGGTGGTTATATGCAACGATGATCCAGGCTTCTGGAATGCTAAAGGATTAAGCTATGATTTCTACTATGCCATCATGAGCTTGGCTCCTAACAATGCTGGCATCCGAGTGTTGAAGAGTCTCGCTTACAACTCCTTGCGCTACTCGGCGCTAACGGAAGCCGAGAAACAAAAGGCTTATGCATTGCTGGAGTATAGCTGGGGTCGTTTTATCGACAAGGTGCTGCAAGGAAAGGTATTTTAG
- the LOC117574856 gene encoding uncharacterized protein LOC117574856, translated as MEPNLLKQLLLKNHQDSIYQTQSQFQCPSLCMSMADSRERIRGPSRDGREFLTSPRQVLRRLMLLSEGRQYREAAGVVGRLGPSVLHSVIAELPIDLLLEHLPHSAYLLESFYTRLTTLNTTPKPDVPSETVAWQLVRLFANPHESGLRQRCSKLLHALAQYEPSLRQTLRERRRSFDNAVQGLGVHGLTTDASGQLISLHVALKTELQRHVDTYKMAIHKLEELSMVTVNQDPAHSSHQRLLAINYGDIQQRLIDNKTLLTMLDKPALKQLYTLVENLSTRVENDKDVLSCVGQVKRLDAQAHIEKRPAAGLLMNFSRGCEVVLHMMGPESLPPSPVAVNKSASTAATAGGGSNSSCSDGYHSDDSASEDGSEMVSHYRNLYIENRADALEALDSLPQLKHAHSLKGKILFSMIVLSFRLCHGMRERKVLEVRRVLNCALDSSSETTLALDRSVRNHLHETTDCFPLGEIERSVFNQVLSTLHEYPCLESCPPLTHFVSACVRLAWRMINQKAPYYLDTDFNLGFLRPEKHERHPQSDRRSDLIKAFLWPALMQNNQCAFKAVVAT; from the exons ATGGAACCCAACTTGCT aaaacagctgctgctgaagaACCATCAGGACTCCATCTACCAGACGCAGTCGCAATTCCAGTGCCCATCCCTCTGCATGTCCATGGCCGACAGCAGGGAACGCATTCGCGGTCCATCGCGCGATGGTCGCGAATTCCTCACCAGTCCACGTCAGGTGCTGCGTCGCCTCATGCTCCTCTCGGAGGGGAGACAGTATCGCGAAGCTGCTGGCGTTGTGGGTCGTCTAGGGCCATCGGTGCTGCACTCTGTGATTGCAGAGCTGCCCATCGATCTGCTGCTCGAACACTTGCCACACAGCGCTTATCTGCTGGAGTCTTTTTACACAAG ATTAACCACCCTTAACACGACACCCAAGCCGGATGTGCCCAGCGAGACAGTCGCCTGGCAGCTGGTGCGTCTCTTTGCCAATCCCCACGAGTCGGGATTGCGGCAACGTTGCTCCAAGCTGCTGCACGCCCTGGCTCAATACGAACCAAGTTTGAGGCAGACGTTGCGGGAACGTCGTCGAAGCTTTGACAATGCGGTGCAAGGATTGGGCGTGCATGGTCTGACGACAGATGCGTCGGGTCAGCTGATATCGTTGCATGTGGCGCTGAAGACGGAGCTGCAGCGTCACGTGGACACCTACAAGATGGCCATACACAAGCTGGAGGAGCTGAGCATGGTGACTGTCAATCAGGATCCGGCACATTCCTCCCATCAACGTCTGCTTGCCATCAACTATGGCGACATTCAACAGCGGCTGATTGACAATAAGACGCTGCTGACGATGCTCGATAAGCCAGCACTGAAGCAGCTGTACACGCTGGTGGAGAATCTCAGCACACGTGTGGAGAACGACAAGGATGTGCTGTCGTGTGTGGGCCAAGTGAAGCGTCTCGATGCCCAGGCACACATCGAGAAGCGTCCGGCTGCCGGTCTCCTGATGAATTTCTCGCGAGGCTGCGAAGTTGTGCTGCACATGATGGGACCCGAGAGTCTGCCTCCCAGCCCGGTGGCTGTCAACAAGTCGGCGTCGACGGCTGCCACAGCCGgtggtggcagcaacagcagctgcagcgatGGCTACCACTCCGACGACTCGGCCAGCGAGGATGGCAG CGAAATGGTGTCACACTATCGAAATCTCTACATCGAGAATCGCGCAGACGCCCTGGAGGCATTGGACAGCTTGCCGCAGCTCAAGCACGCACACAGTCTGAAGGGCAAGATACTCTTCTCCATGATTGTG CTTTCTTTTCGCCTGTGCCACGGCATGCGGGAACGCAAGGTGCTGGAGGTGCGCCGTGTGCTCAACTGCGCactggacagcagcagcgagacGACGCTGGCCTTGGATCGTTCGGTTCGCAATCATCTGCACGAGACCACAGACTGTTTTCCGCTGGGCGAGATTGAGCGATCGGTGTTCAATCAGGTGCTGTCCACGCTGCACGAATATCCCTGCCTGGAATCTTGTCCACCCTTGACGCACTTTGTCAGCGCCTGTGTGCGACTTGCCTGGCGCATGATCAACCAAAAGGCGCCTTATTATTTGGATACTGACTTCAATCTGG gTTTTCTGCGTCCGGAGAAGCACGAACGGCATCCGCAGTCGGATCGTCGCTCGGATCTGATCAAGGCCTTCCTCTGGCCCGCGCTCATGCAGAACAATCAGTGCGCCTTCAAGGCCGTTGTGGCCACTTGA